The genome window AATAATAATCTTTCAACATTTGAACTAATTAAAATATCCATAGCAGGGCTAATTGTTTGGATAAGCTCTTTGCCATTTAGATCATATACTCCAGTTGTAAAAAGCTGAGTTAAAATATTATTTTTATTTGAAGCGATTTTGATTTTACCTATATTTGCACCCATTTTTTTAGCATAGTATGCACCAAGAGCATTGCCAAAATTTCCACTTGGGACTATTATATCAATTGGTTCTTTATTGTCATTGATATTTACACAAACATATATATGATAGATAATTTGAAATAAAATTCTACCAAAATTAACCGAATTTGCCGCACTTAGATTGTAGCCAGAATCTCTTAATGCAGATTTAAATTCCTCATCATTTAATAGAGTCTTAAGAGCTTGTTGCGCATCATCAAAATTACCTTCAATACCAATTACTTTTAAATTTGGTGCTTTTTGATTTACCATTTGTAGTCTTTGCACCTCACTGGTGCCATCTTTTGGATATAAGCAGACTACCTTTATATCTTTGGCGTTTTCAAATGAGCTTAATGTAGCTGGACCAGTATCTCCGCTTGTAGCGCACATTATTAGCTGTTTATTGCCATTAGCTAAAGAGCTTAAAATTTGGCCAAAAGGCTGAAGTGCCATATCTTTAAAGGCTCTTGTTGGACCATGCCAAAGCTCATTTATGTATAAATTTTTACTGATTTTTTTAATCTCTACGGCACTTTTATCAAATTTTTCATATCTTTCTAAGGCTTTTTTGAATTTATTTAGACTTATGTTGAAATTAAATTTTTTTATAATTTCTAAGGCAAATTTAGAATAATCCATACCAGATAATTTTTTAAATTCTTTTTTGCTAATTAATGGTAGATTAATTGGTGCATATAAACCACCATATTTAGCCGCTGGGCTAAGAAGTGCTGTATCTAAATTTACAACTTCAGTTGGTTCATCGATATTTTGCGCTCTTGTAGATACTAGCTTTGGAGCTGTGATATCTTGTAAAGCCTCTAAGCTTTTAGTGCCTATTTGACTTAGTTTAGCAATAGTTAAATTCTGGCTTATATTTGGATTTTCTTTATCTAAAATCACTTTAATTTTCTTAAATTTACCAATTATAACCAGTAGAGCCTCTTGGCTTTTTAGCTCTTTATTATCCCATGCTTTAGCTTGAGCTAAATCAAGGCAAAAAACCTGACTTACACACTTATGAGTAGCCAATTTTTTAGCTAAATTTGATGCTTCTAATCTGTCTAATACTATACTTAAAAGTTTCATTTGATTATACTCCCTATACCTTCATCTGTAAAAATTTCTAATAATAATGAGTGTGGAATTTTGCCATCTATTATGTGAGCTGCGCCTACGCCATTTTGGATACACTCTAAACAAGCATCTACCTTTGGTATCATTCCTCCACTTATAGTGCCATCTTTTTTAAGTTTGTCAATACTTTCTTTATCAAGTTTTCCTATTAAATTTGAGTCTTTATCTAAAACGCCTCTAATGTCGCTTAAAAATATTACCTTGCTAGCTTTTAGCTTGCTTGCGATCGCACTAGCACATAAATCCGCGTTTATATTATATGATTCATATTCATTTCCAACAGCAATTGGTGCAATTACTGGGATTAATCCATCATCTAAAAGCGAACAAATTAGCTTATCATCTACACTAGTAATATCGCCTACAAAGCCATATCTTCCATCGCTCATTACTTTAGCTTTTAGCATATTGTCATCTTTGCCGCTTATTCCTATAGCTCTTGCACCATGCTTATTTAGCATACTAGTAATCTCTTTATTTACTAATCCGCTTAATGCCATCTCTACTACTTTCATAGTATCAGCATCGGTTACTCTAAGACCATCTACAAATTCGCTTTTGATATCAAGTTTATCTAAAAATGAGTTGATAGTCTTGCCGCCACCATGGACTAGGACTACTTTTATACCGACAATTTGTAAAAGTACAATATCTCTAGCAAAGTCATTTTTGAGTTTTTCATCTATTTGAGCTGCGCCACCATATTTGATAACAAAAACTTCATCTCTAAATTTTTGGATATATGGCAAAGCACTAAGAATCACCTCAGCTGTTCTACTGCTTTTTAGCATATTTTTCCTTTTTAAATTTTTGATGTATTGTATCTGAATTTTTGTAGTTTTTGATAAATATCTCAATTTTATTTGCTAAATTTGGCAAAATAGTAGTTTTAAGGTCTAAAATTGAAACACTTAAGCCAAAATCTTTTATTTTTACATAGTCTTTTTGTGTTACTAAAAGTGAATCAGCATTATATTTTTTGAGTATATTCTCACACTCAAATTTGCTAAATTTATGATGATCGGCAAAAAATTCACGCCCTACGCACTTATTAAATATAAACTCCAGCCTTGAAGGATTGGCAATAGCAGTCATTAAAACCATTTTATGGCAAGGATTTATAATTGTGGTTTGTCTATTTATATCGCTACTACTTAAAATAATATCAGCTAAATTATAAA of Campylobacter vicugnae contains these proteins:
- the thrC gene encoding threonine synthase is translated as MKLLSIVLDRLEASNLAKKLATHKCVSQVFCLDLAQAKAWDNKELKSQEALLVIIGKFKKIKVILDKENPNISQNLTIAKLSQIGTKSLEALQDITAPKLVSTRAQNIDEPTEVVNLDTALLSPAAKYGGLYAPINLPLISKKEFKKLSGMDYSKFALEIIKKFNFNISLNKFKKALERYEKFDKSAVEIKKISKNLYINELWHGPTRAFKDMALQPFGQILSSLANGNKQLIMCATSGDTGPATLSSFENAKDIKVVCLYPKDGTSEVQRLQMVNQKAPNLKVIGIEGNFDDAQQALKTLLNDEEFKSALRDSGYNLSAANSVNFGRILFQIIYHIYVCVNINDNKEPIDIIVPSGNFGNALGAYYAKKMGANIGKIKIASNKNNILTQLFTTGVYDLNGKELIQTISPAMDILISSNVERLLFDKFGPVRTKELMDSLATDKKYVLNGDELAQLKAEFDAEYCDDDECMQNICKIAKTGILIDPHTATCLNLVDCDRLSVITSTAQWVKFTPSMIKALKNRVSNDELADMELLASKYHVKIPKSIIKLFKEDEVHTTVVKKDQIKSNIIEWIKQ
- the argB gene encoding acetylglutamate kinase, translating into MLKSSRTAEVILSALPYIQKFRDEVFVIKYGGAAQIDEKLKNDFARDIVLLQIVGIKVVLVHGGGKTINSFLDKLDIKSEFVDGLRVTDADTMKVVEMALSGLVNKEITSMLNKHGARAIGISGKDDNMLKAKVMSDGRYGFVGDITSVDDKLICSLLDDGLIPVIAPIAVGNEYESYNINADLCASAIASKLKASKVIFLSDIRGVLDKDSNLIGKLDKESIDKLKKDGTISGGMIPKVDACLECIQNGVGAAHIIDGKIPHSLLLEIFTDEGIGSIIK